The genomic stretch CCGGTGAACCCGATGAAGCAGGCGTTCGGGAGGGCCTTGCGCATGTTGGCAGCGAGGATGGTGTACTGGCTGCGGTGTGCCTCGTCGACGAGGACAAAGATGTTCCTTTCCTCGGTGAGGGTTGGGTAGACTTCAGCGGCGTCCTGGAACTTCTGGATGGTGGTCATGACGGTCTGGCCGACGGGGCGGGAGAGGGTCTCCTTGAGGTCGGCGGCGCTCGCCGCGTTGACGGGATTGGGGAAACCGCAGTGGAGGAAGGTGCCGTGGATCTGCTGGTCGAGATCGGTCCTGTCGGTGACGACGACGATGGTCGGGTTGGCGAGGGCTCTGTTCCGCCGGAGCTTGACGGCGGTGAACTCCATGGTGAGACTCTTGCCGCTCCCCTGCCAATGCCAGACGAAGCCGCCCCTGCGCTCAGGGGCGGTGACCTGCGCGAGGATCTTGTTGGTAGCCCGGAACTGCGGGTACTTGGCCACCTTCTTGACCACCCGGCCGTCTTCGCGCTCGAAGACAATGCAGTTCTGGATGAGATCGAGGAGATTGTTCTTCGAGCAGGTGCCGAAGAGCAGAGCGTCCTGGGAGGTGGGGAGCCTGCCGAGGGTGAGGGTGAGGTCCTCAAGGGTCAACGGCCAGGGGTCTTTCCACTCCGCCCAGTGGCGCAGAGGAGTGTAGTTCGTCCCGAATCTAGCGATCGTGCCATGTGTGGCGATGAGGAACTGGGCGGTCCTGAAGAGCTGCGGGCAGCCCTGGTTCCTGAACCCGGAGCCGTTCTCCTGGTAGCGGCTGAGCTGTTTGAGAGCCTCGGCCATCGCCCGGACTATGTAGGGGCTCTTGCACTCGACGACGCCGATGGGGATGCCGTTGACGAAGAGGACGATGTCCGGGATGCATTCGGTGTAGTGTTCGATGGAATACTGCCTGACGACGGTAAAGTCGTTGTTCTCGATCGTATCGTAGTCGATGAGCCGGATGGTCCGGCTTCGCTCACCCCAGCCGTCGCCGAGGTCCTGCAGGACAGTGGTGCCGAGGTCGAGCATGACATGGATCTTCTCGTTGGCTTCGAGAACGGAGGCGGCCGGGATGCTGGTGAGCTGGTAGACAGCCCGATCGATGTTCTCCTCCGAGATCCAGGGGTTGAGGTCCCGGATCTTCTCCTTGAGGAGGCCGACGAGGACGGGCTCTTTACGCGAGGGCCGGAGGGCGTCGGCCTCGCGGGCCGTACGTTCGGTCCAGCCAAGGTGGCGGGTGAGCACCTCGACAGCCGGGTTCTCGACCTCCGTCAGTTCCTTGGGATCGCGGGTCATGGGCGGTCCTCCGGGGGAGGAGCACGCGTGGCTACGCTTTCGTGATTGGGGCAGGCCGCCCCACCAGTGCCGTTGAGGGAAACTCGCTTCCGCCCGGTGAGGAGATCCTGCATCAGGCCCTTCTTGAGGGTCAGGAGGTGGGCGCGGTGGGCGCGCTCGGCAGCGAGGTCGCGGTCGACGGTGGAGAGGACGGTAGCGATGCGGTGCTGTTCGGGGAGGGGAGGGAGAGGCAGATACAAATTTCCGATAATCTTCTGGTCGATCTTCTTCATGCTTCCGGAGGTTCCCTTCGCAGAGCGCCGGAAATATGTCCGACTCCTGGGATGCAGTATGCTTTCGAGGAGAATCTTTGGTAAGATCATCTCGCGGTTTGCTCTTGCCCGGACCAGGAGATCCGGGTAGATAGCAAAGGGTTCGTCCCCTTCGTATAGTGCAGCAAGACCGACCAATGCTAACGTGTTTGACCGCTCGATGAAAATGTCATTTCTTCTGATGAAGAGATCCTTCACTCGTTCATGGTCCGCTTTGATGTACTTTGTATTGCTGACGTCTATCCTGTTTTCTGTCACCGCGGTAAGTGTTAGTGCTCTTATTCCGTCACTCTCGCCAGTCTCGTATCCGGAGTATCCGCTTTGCAGTTTTTCGGAGATCACATCTTTCAACTGAGCAACTTCCCACCCCACCGGCACTCGCATTTTCTGCATCTCACAGAACTCATGTGTCTCCTCGGACCGCACCCTCCCGTCCTCGTCAATGCCCTTCGCGAGGAGATCCTGCATGAGGCCGCGCTTCAGTTCTTCGGTTTTTGCGATGACCTCTTCGGTGGCGGCGATGGCGGCGTCGACGGTGCAGAGGATGGTGGTGATACGGTTTTGTTCTGGGAGAGGGGGGAGGGAAAGGACGAAGTTCATCAGATCGCTTCTTGTAATGCCATTGATGGACGTGCCCTGATTCATGTTGAGAAAATGCCCGTTCACTCCACTGAAGATCCAGAATAAATACTTCACACAGATGTTGTCAGTGGGGATGATACCTGTCAGATCTTGGCTGATGGCAACATCGAAGGGTGCAATTGCCACTTTACCTACACCGGTCCGGGTCACCAGTAACAACATCCCTTTAGGGATCACATGAGTTGCACTATTTTCGACGGCTTCTGGTGTGATATACCTGCGAACCTTGCTTATCTTCTGATCGATCACATCAGCACCAGTTATCCACGGTATTCTTCCTTTCCAGTATTCCGGGATCTTCGTGGAAGGAGTCCCTCCGTTGATGGCTTTTTTGCAGACTTGGGAAAATTTAACAACTTTCCACTCCTCCGGGATCGCGCCGATCTCTGTCTGCTTGTAGCCTTCGGGCAGCGATGCATGGAACATTATAATAAATCCCCCGGGATCGGTAATTCGATCCCCGTCTTGGGCGCCTGTATCCCGAAGAGATCGGCAAATGCCCTATTCTGTCTCTCAAATTTCTGAAGGTCCCCACCGAAGAAGTCCGTTCCCTCTGCCTTTTTTTGAATGTTCCGCAGGTAAAAAATAACCTGCTCAGGAAATGCATATTTTCCTTTACCGCCAAATCCAACTGTTTTGACCCATACCCGCGAGAGTAAGGGGAGAGGTGGGTTAGCGGCACTTTTTCCCTCCAGCGGAGAGGATGCCAGGCGAAGGTACGAGAGTCCATAGAGATACTCGAAAGTATCAAAAGCCCCATCATACGCGTGTTCGTTTGGCATGATGGGCTGGATGATTGATTGAACAGTCCGATACAGGTAGTCATGGACATTGCCCGCCTCTCCATATCGCTTCTGGTTATAGCTCAAGAACCAGACTGAATCACAGGCCATTGTAAACCAGATATTTACCTCATCATAGTAAGGCACCCTTTGCAGCGAGATGTTGATATATGTCTTGATCTTTGGTCGTGTAAGAATCGCCTCCAGTGTGCTTAAATGCCCTTTTTTCACAGCTGCGATACCTGAGGCGTAGATGACTAGCAACGCGGGATAACGCCGGAGACCAAACAGAGCGTCATAGAACTTTGTGCCATACATCCCCCGGATCCTAAAACCTCCCTTCGGTTCTGGACAGGGTATGTTGATCAACCGCTCGATGGCATCCGCTATCAGGTCGGCGTTCTCTCCGTCGTCATAGTAGGCGACCATGGCCGTCATTGCGGCCAGCGGAGCTGTAAATCTCTCGAATTTTTCGAGTGCCTCTCCGAAGAAGTCTTGCGCAATGATACTGCTACCGTTTTCTGGGAGATAATTGCCGGAGGCGAGCTCTTGATAAATCCTATCCGTTTCAGTATTAATAAGATCAGATAAGATCAGGTCTGGCCGGGGATCCCGCAGTGCATCACGAACTTTCCTCACCGCCGCAGCGGCGGTGAGAGTAGTCCTCGGCTCAAACCGCGCAAACCTCTCAATGATCGCTTCGAGCGTCGTGAAGAACTCGTCCGCGTTGTCGATATCGATCCCGTTCGGTAAGAGGGACTTGCACACCTCGGAGGGGTCGCTCCCCCCATTCCTCCGGCACCAGAAGACCGGATACCGGCGAGGAGTATCCGTAGCGCAGAGGATCTCTACGAGGTGTGTGTCGTAATTCCCGGACCATCCGCAGGTCACGAGGCCGTACTCCCCGAAGATCCGTCTCAGGTAGTCCTCCATCGCCGGAGGATACTCCCTGAGGTCTTCCGGGGTGATCCGGAGCGTCCCCCGCTCGAAATCGCCGTTGACCTTCAGGACCCGGCACCGGTCCGGGAACACCGACATCTGCCTGACGTCCGACTCCTCGGTGATGACCTCGTAGGGAACCGTCTCCGCCTTCAGCGCCTCCTCCATCAGCGTGTCGAAATTCGTGGTGATGATGAGGGAGATCCTTCCGGACTTCACCAGCCTCGCAATGACGCGGTGAGCCTCGGTAGGGGTTCCAGGTGCGGGACCGCCGTTCACGTCGGTCCGATAAATGAACTTCTTCAGCCCGTCTTTCCGGTTCGCCTCGGAAATCCCGAGTTCCTTCATGAGGTGCTGGAATGTCGCAGGTTCCCCAAACGCCTCCTCGAACCACGCAAGACAGACCTCATTATTCTCCCCTCTCTCCACCTTCTCGCCCCGCCCT from Methanoculleus chikugoensis encodes the following:
- a CDS encoding SIR2 family protein, translating into MNTDAVVPVAYAMQASPKRYALLLGAGISVAAALPTASDVSGNMILAVAEGRGEKVERGENNEVCLAWFEEAFGEPATFQHLMKELGISEANRKDGLKKFIYRTDVNGGPAPGTPTEAHRVIARLVKSGRISLIITTNFDTLMEEALKAETVPYEVITEESDVRQMSVFPDRCRVLKVNGDFERGTLRITPEDLREYPPAMEDYLRRIFGEYGLVTCGWSGNYDTHLVEILCATDTPRRYPVFWCRRNGGSDPSEVCKSLLPNGIDIDNADEFFTTLEAIIERFARFEPRTTLTAAAAVRKVRDALRDPRPDLILSDLINTETDRIYQELASGNYLPENGSSIIAQDFFGEALEKFERFTAPLAAMTAMVAYYDDGENADLIADAIERLINIPCPEPKGGFRIRGMYGTKFYDALFGLRRYPALLVIYASGIAAVKKGHLSTLEAILTRPKIKTYINISLQRVPYYDEVNIWFTMACDSVWFLSYNQKRYGEAGNVHDYLYRTVQSIIQPIMPNEHAYDGAFDTFEYLYGLSYLRLASSPLEGKSAANPPLPLLSRVWVKTVGFGGKGKYAFPEQVIFYLRNIQKKAEGTDFFGGDLQKFERQNRAFADLFGIQAPKTGIELPIPGDLL
- a CDS encoding restriction endonuclease subunit S gives rise to the protein MFHASLPEGYKQTEIGAIPEEWKVVKFSQVCKKAINGGTPSTKIPEYWKGRIPWITGADVIDQKISKVRRYITPEAVENSATHVIPKGMLLLVTRTGVGKVAIAPFDVAISQDLTGIIPTDNICVKYLFWIFSGVNGHFLNMNQGTSINGITRSDLMNFVLSLPPLPEQNRITTILCTVDAAIAATEEVIAKTEELKRGLMQDLLAKGIDEDGRVRSEETHEFCEMQKMRVPVGWEVAQLKDVISEKLQSGYSGYETGESDGIRALTLTAVTENRIDVSNTKYIKADHERVKDLFIRRNDIFIERSNTLALVGLAALYEGDEPFAIYPDLLVRARANREMILPKILLESILHPRSRTYFRRSAKGTSGSMKKIDQKIIGNLYLPLPPLPEQHRIATVLSTVDRDLAAERAHRAHLLTLKKGLMQDLLTGRKRVSLNGTGGAACPNHESVATRAPPPEDRP